TGTGCGTAAAAgcgttttttttctgctttattatgCGATTAAGCGTAAAACAGGCATATTTACGCATGGCACATTTATCCACAGATCTTCAGCACAAGCACAATGACTCTGAACAAGGGTGACAAATTGCGGAACATGGACAAAAGGAGAGGAAGCGTGCCGTTCCCCATGAATCTACCCAACCTACACAGGAGAAGCATGCCCGTGGACGACCGGGACTTGCGCGCCACGATGCCACAGACTGGACAGACGGACGAGCTGTCCAACCTCCTGCGCTGCACGTCCTACTCCCCGAACGAGCAGCACCGGGGCAGCTGCGCGTCGGACTCCTCCGACTCGGTCATCTCCACCGGCAGCGAGGCAGAATCTCAGGTGTACAAGGTGGTTCTCCTTGGGGAGCACGGTGTCGGGAAGTCCAGCTTGGCGCGCGTCTTTGGAGGAGTTGAGGATGCTGGTCACGACTGCGATGAAGCAGGTAAATGTTGATGCTGAGGATGAGTCACCTACTGAACAACCTGGCAACCCACACTCATAGCCACACTGAAGATGTTCATTGTCTGTGAATGTTATTTAATAATTTGGCCTGTCAAAAGTCAGTTTAGTTTACATAATTATTAACAATACATAAAGCTAGTATGTTGCCAATTTATTTTTGATACAAGGTGCAGTTAATAAAGTGCAGCTCtgagatagattttttttgcttttttcagttgAACCTATGTGTAATATATAAAAGGCCACTATTTTTAAGCTCATAAAATATGCCACAAATATgtagcttttaaaaatattacaaaatgctACATGGAATCTTTTAAGCTGCCTAGTCCAGAATTCTAGTTATCTATGAGGACAAAGATGAACTTTGCCTGATGGATTAGACAAGACAGGATTCTTCTTTTTGCACGCAAGAGTGTACATGCATTGATTATTGCTATTTCCATCTACAGCCAGGCACCACTCTTGCCCTCAGTAGTGCAGCGGTCAGGAATGCATCCAGTGGCGTAATGTGAAGGGAAAATATAAAAGGCCAGCATTAGCATAATCACAGACTGTAACCAACTTCCTGCATCAATGTGTAGACTacaaaagaaagggaaaaaaaaaaactgccaaaaagtcagagtgaagaaaagcagcagcagcagcacacactgACAGCAAAGGAAGACTGTTTAGATAAGAGATGCTTTGCTCCTCTCTGCTGGTGTGTaacataatatttattttttccctccctcaGGAAACACTTATGATAGATCTATCGTGGTGGATGAAGAAGAGGCATCCATTTTGTTGTACGACATCTGGGAACAGGTGAGAGTTATATATTATTAAGGGAGTGCTTTTTCCATTTACATTGATTTGTGGATATTGTGTTCGTAAAAGAGGATGTGCTAAACTTGGAATCTGTTTCTGTCCTGAAGGATAACAGTCAATGGCTGAAGGAACAGTGCATGAGGATGGGAGACGCCTACATCATCGTGTATTCAGTAACAGACAAATCAAGCTTTGAAAAGGCATCAGAGCTTCGTATCCAGTTGCGCCGGGCCAGACAGTCGGAGAACATTCCCATAATTCTCGTGGGCAACAAGAGTGACCTGGTGCGATCCAGAGAGGTGTCTGTAGATGGTAAGTCAGTGTGATTAACCTATCATTGAGCCTACAATGTGCAAGAGTCAGGGAAAGCATATTTTAAACAGCTTTGAAGCTTTAAAACGATTCTGGAGACCTTTCATGACAAAATCTGACTGATCTGTTCGAGCTTGAGTGACGCCACATTTCTCAGTTGATTGCTCGGGTTCAGACTGGGTCTGCCTTCAAATACTCCTACAAAATAATAGTAATCTGCCAAACTATCAGCTCTCCGGGTTTACGAGTCTGAGTTCTCATCCTGAATCTGCCTTCCTGTGGGATTTCTCAAATGCACACATCCTCAGAGTTCTAATCCCCCCTTTTctccatgttttctttcagaGGGAAGTGCCTGCGCAGTGGTGTTTGACTGCAAGTTCATAGAGACGTCTGCATCCCTTCACCACAACGTGCAGGACCTG
This genomic interval from Acanthochromis polyacanthus isolate Apoly-LR-REF ecotype Palm Island chromosome 2, KAUST_Apoly_ChrSc, whole genome shotgun sequence contains the following:
- the rrad gene encoding GTP-binding protein RAD, translating into MTLNKGDKLRNMDKRRGSVPFPMNLPNLHRRSMPVDDRDLRATMPQTGQTDELSNLLRCTSYSPNEQHRGSCASDSSDSVISTGSEAESQVYKVVLLGEHGVGKSSLARVFGGVEDAGHDCDEAGNTYDRSIVVDEEEASILLYDIWEQDNSQWLKEQCMRMGDAYIIVYSVTDKSSFEKASELRIQLRRARQSENIPIILVGNKSDLVRSREVSVDEGSACAVVFDCKFIETSASLHHNVQDLFEGIVRQIRLRKDSKEENARRMANCRRRESIGKKAKRFLGRMVARKNKKMAFRQKSKSCHDLTVL